A part of Streptomyces sp. DSM 40750 genomic DNA contains:
- a CDS encoding potassium-transporting ATPase subunit C, with product MNNSVTNTARLLGAGLRALLVLTVVTGILYPLAITGVAQGLFPGRANGSEIKADGKVVGSSLIGQAYTLPLKKGQETPEPDLKWFQGRPQNGLGTNSVNTRYKLILSGATNRSGDNADLIRWVKDAKAAVIEDNSTSDYKVKPSDVPADAVTSSGSGLDPDISPAYADLQVHRIAEKNGLPVAQVQKLVHEHTDGRILGFLGEPTVNVLELNIALKELVAKS from the coding sequence ATGAACAACTCGGTTACGAACACCGCCCGGTTGCTCGGGGCCGGCCTGCGCGCCCTCCTCGTGCTGACCGTGGTGACGGGCATCCTCTACCCGCTGGCCATCACCGGCGTCGCCCAGGGGCTCTTCCCCGGCAGGGCGAACGGCTCCGAGATCAAGGCGGACGGCAAGGTCGTCGGCTCCTCGCTCATCGGCCAGGCTTACACTCTGCCGCTCAAGAAGGGCCAGGAGACCCCCGAGCCCGACCTGAAGTGGTTCCAGGGGCGCCCGCAGAACGGCCTGGGCACCAACAGCGTCAACACCCGGTACAAGCTGATTCTGTCCGGCGCCACCAACCGTTCCGGTGACAACGCCGACCTGATCAGGTGGGTCAAGGACGCCAAGGCGGCGGTCATCGAGGACAACTCGACCTCGGACTACAAGGTCAAGCCGTCCGACGTACCCGCCGACGCGGTCACCTCCTCGGGCTCCGGCCTGGACCCGGACATCTCCCCGGCGTACGCCGACCTCCAGGTCCACCGGATCGCCGAGAAGAACGGCCTGCCCGTCGCCCAGGTCCAGAAGCTCGTGCACGAGCACACGGACGGCCGCATCCTCGGCTTCCTGGGCGAGCCGACGGTCAATGTCCTGGAACTCAACATCGCGCTCAAGGAACTCGTGGCGAAGAGCTGA
- a CDS encoding NAD(P)-dependent oxidoreductase: protein MRFLLLGATGATGGLFTDAATAAGHEVVAFVRDPAKLARRERVTAVAGDVRDADALAEAMRGVDAVVSTLGIGKAKDPANLITESTRALVQAAEAGGTKRVVVMSAFGVGESLAKASGILRFLYKGGKANFADKAAGERILTASALDWTLVYPVLLTNKPATTVQAIDLTQLDRLPGVPRISRADVAAFLLSAAVEGSWSRRTAVLTK from the coding sequence ATGAGATTTCTCCTCCTGGGCGCCACCGGCGCGACCGGTGGCCTGTTCACGGACGCGGCCACCGCCGCCGGACACGAGGTGGTCGCCTTTGTACGCGACCCGGCCAAGCTCGCCCGGCGTGAGAGGGTGACCGCGGTCGCCGGTGACGTCCGCGACGCCGATGCGCTGGCCGAGGCCATGCGCGGCGTGGACGCGGTGGTCAGCACCCTTGGGATCGGCAAGGCCAAGGACCCGGCGAACCTGATCACCGAAAGCACCCGCGCGCTCGTCCAGGCCGCCGAGGCCGGCGGCACCAAGCGAGTGGTGGTCATGTCGGCGTTCGGCGTCGGCGAGTCCCTGGCAAAGGCCTCCGGGATCCTCCGGTTCCTCTACAAGGGCGGCAAGGCGAACTTCGCCGACAAGGCCGCAGGCGAGCGCATCCTCACCGCCTCCGCCCTGGACTGGACGCTCGTCTATCCGGTGCTGCTGACGAACAAGCCGGCCACGACCGTCCAGGCAATCGACCTGACCCAGCTCGACCGCCTGCCCGGCGTGCCCAGGATCTCCCGGGCCGATGTCGCCGCGTTCCTGCTCAGCGCCGCCGTCGAGGGCTCCTGGTCCCGGCGCACCGCGGTGCTCACCAAGTAG
- the kdpF gene encoding K(+)-transporting ATPase subunit F produces the protein MTVENIVGLIVAVALLGYLLLALVFPERF, from the coding sequence GTGACCGTCGAGAACATCGTCGGCCTGATCGTGGCCGTCGCCCTGCTGGGCTATCTCCTCCTCGCCCTTGTGTTCCCGGAGAGGTTCTGA
- the kdpA gene encoding potassium-transporting ATPase subunit KdpA has translation MSPVLAGVLQLLALIAALALAYRPLGDYMARVYSSDKHLRVEQWIYKGIGANPNTEMRWPAYLRGVLAFSAVSVLFLYLLQRVQGSLPGSLGFSSIDPDQAFNTAASFVSNTNWQSYYGEQAMGHVVQTGGLAVQNFLSAAVGIAVAVALVRGFARSRTGELGNFWADMVRGVVRILLPMSVIAAIVLVACGAIQNFSGIHSVGQFMGGSQEWNGGAVASQEAIKEIGTNGGGYFNANSAHPFENPNSFSNLFEIFLILLIPFALTRTFGRMVGSLRQGYAILATMATIWVGFICLMWWTEFAHHGPAFEIAGGAMEGKETRFGISASSIFSISTTLTSTGAVDSFHSSNTGLGGGLNLLGMQLGEIAPGGIGSGLYGMLIMAIIAVFIAGLMVGRTPEYLGKKIGTREIKFAACYILITPALVLTFTAAAMALPTPGNSMTNSAAHGFSEILYAYTSGANNNGSAFAGLNADTQWFNTTIGIAMLLGRFLPMVFVLALAGSLAEQQPVPATAGTLRTEKPLFTGLLVGAILIITGLTYFPALALGPLAEGLAS, from the coding sequence ATGAGCCCCGTCCTCGCCGGTGTGCTCCAGTTGCTCGCGCTGATCGCGGCGCTGGCACTGGCATACCGCCCGCTCGGCGACTACATGGCCCGGGTCTACTCCTCCGACAAGCACCTGCGTGTCGAGCAGTGGATCTACAAGGGCATCGGCGCCAACCCGAACACCGAGATGCGCTGGCCCGCCTATCTGCGCGGTGTCCTCGCCTTCTCCGCGGTGAGTGTTCTCTTCCTGTATCTGCTGCAGCGCGTGCAGGGCAGCCTGCCCGGCTCGCTGGGCTTCTCCTCGATCGACCCCGACCAGGCGTTCAACACCGCCGCCTCCTTCGTGTCGAACACCAACTGGCAGTCGTACTACGGCGAACAGGCCATGGGCCACGTCGTGCAGACCGGCGGGCTGGCGGTGCAGAACTTCCTCTCCGCGGCCGTCGGCATCGCCGTCGCGGTGGCGCTCGTCCGAGGCTTCGCCCGCTCGCGGACCGGGGAACTGGGCAACTTCTGGGCCGACATGGTGCGCGGTGTCGTACGCATCCTGCTGCCGATGTCGGTGATCGCCGCAATCGTGCTCGTTGCCTGCGGGGCCATCCAGAACTTCTCCGGGATTCACTCCGTGGGCCAGTTCATGGGCGGCTCGCAGGAGTGGAACGGCGGCGCGGTCGCCTCCCAGGAAGCCATCAAGGAGATCGGCACCAACGGCGGCGGTTACTTCAACGCCAACAGCGCCCACCCCTTCGAGAACCCCAACTCGTTCTCCAATCTCTTCGAGATCTTCCTGATCCTGCTGATCCCGTTCGCGCTGACGAGGACCTTCGGCCGGATGGTCGGCTCGCTGCGGCAGGGATACGCGATCCTCGCGACGATGGCGACCATCTGGGTCGGGTTCATCTGCCTGATGTGGTGGACCGAGTTCGCCCACCACGGTCCGGCGTTCGAGATCGCGGGCGGGGCGATGGAGGGCAAGGAGACCCGCTTCGGTATCAGCGCCTCGTCGATCTTCTCGATCTCCACGACGCTCACCTCGACCGGTGCCGTGGACTCGTTCCACTCGTCCAACACCGGTCTCGGCGGCGGGCTGAACCTGCTGGGGATGCAGCTCGGCGAGATCGCGCCCGGCGGTATCGGCTCCGGCCTCTACGGCATGCTGATCATGGCGATCATCGCGGTGTTCATCGCGGGTCTGATGGTCGGCCGCACTCCCGAGTACCTGGGCAAGAAGATCGGCACCCGCGAGATCAAGTTCGCGGCCTGCTACATCCTCATCACTCCGGCGCTGGTGCTCACCTTCACGGCCGCGGCGATGGCGCTGCCGACTCCGGGCAACTCGATGACCAACTCGGCCGCGCACGGTTTCTCCGAGATCCTGTACGCGTACACCTCGGGCGCCAACAACAACGGCTCGGCCTTCGCCGGCCTGAACGCGGACACGCAGTGGTTCAACACCACGATCGGCATCGCGATGCTCCTCGGGCGTTTCCTGCCGATGGTGTTCGTGCTGGCGCTGGCCGGTTCGCTGGCCGAGCAGCAGCCGGTGCCGGCCACCGCGGGCACGCTGCGTACCGAGAAGCCGCTGTTCACCGGGTTGTTGGTGGGCGCGATTCTGATCATCACCGGCCTGACCTACTTCCCGGCGCTGGCGCTGGGGCCGCTCGCTGAAGGGCTGGCGTCATGA
- the kdpB gene encoding potassium-transporting ATPase subunit KdpB translates to MSTSTPTLAPHQDAPTGHKGGEGRVGAGLFDPKQLLQSLPDALRKTDPRVMVKSPVMFVVLVGSVLTTVFSFKDPGDWFGWVISAWLWLTVIFANLAEAVAEGRGKAQADTLRKAKTDTVARRLSRDSRAEEQVPGTELRIGDLVVCEAGDIIPGDGDVVEGVASVDESAITGESAPVIRESGGDRSAVTGGTKVLSDRIVIKITTKPGETFIDRMINLVEGAARQKTPNEIALNILLASLTIVFLLAVATLPPFADYAGTHLTMVVLVALLVCLIPTTIGALLSAIGIAGMDRLVQRNVLAMSGRAVEAAGDVSTLLLDKTGTITLGNRQAAEFVPVAGTTEAELADAAQLSSLADETPEGRSIVVLAKEKYGLRERHQGELAQAEWVAFTAQTRMSGVDLTENGTARRVRKGATGSVLAWVQEQGGTVADDADTVSHSISEVGGTPLLVAVEDADGARVLGVIHLKDVVKEGMRERFDELRRMGIKTVMITGDNPLTAKAIADEAGVDDFLAEATPEDKMALIKREQAGGKLVAMTGDGTNDAPALAQADVGVAMNTGTSAAKEAGNMVDLDSNPTKLIEIVEIGKQLLITRGALTTFSIANDVAKYFAIIPALFAAVYPGLNKLNIMNLSSPDSAILSAVVFNALIIIALVPLALRGVRYRPVSADKMLRRNLGIYGLGGLIAPFIGIKIIDLLISLIPGIG, encoded by the coding sequence ATGTCCACCTCGACTCCGACGCTCGCGCCCCACCAGGACGCACCGACCGGCCACAAGGGCGGCGAAGGCCGTGTCGGCGCGGGCCTTTTCGACCCCAAGCAGCTGCTCCAGTCACTGCCGGACGCTCTGCGCAAGACCGACCCGCGGGTGATGGTCAAGTCACCTGTCATGTTCGTGGTGTTGGTCGGCTCGGTCCTGACGACGGTGTTCTCGTTCAAGGACCCGGGCGACTGGTTCGGCTGGGTGATCAGCGCCTGGCTCTGGCTCACCGTGATCTTCGCCAACCTGGCGGAGGCGGTCGCCGAGGGGCGAGGCAAGGCGCAGGCGGACACCCTGCGCAAGGCCAAGACGGACACCGTGGCGCGTCGGCTGTCCCGGGACAGCAGGGCCGAGGAGCAGGTGCCCGGCACCGAGCTGCGCATCGGCGACCTGGTCGTCTGCGAGGCGGGTGACATCATCCCCGGCGACGGTGACGTCGTCGAGGGCGTGGCATCCGTGGACGAGTCGGCGATCACCGGTGAGTCGGCCCCGGTCATCCGGGAGTCCGGCGGCGACCGCTCGGCCGTCACCGGCGGTACGAAGGTGCTGTCCGACCGCATCGTCATCAAGATCACGACGAAGCCGGGTGAGACCTTCATCGACCGGATGATCAATCTGGTCGAGGGCGCCGCACGCCAGAAGACGCCCAACGAGATCGCGCTGAACATCCTGCTCGCCTCGCTGACGATCGTCTTCCTGCTCGCGGTGGCCACCCTGCCGCCGTTCGCGGACTACGCGGGCACGCATCTGACCATGGTCGTGCTGGTGGCCCTCCTGGTCTGCCTGATCCCGACCACGATCGGCGCCCTGCTCTCCGCGATCGGCATCGCGGGTATGGACCGGCTGGTGCAGCGCAACGTACTGGCCATGTCGGGCAGGGCGGTCGAGGCCGCCGGCGACGTGTCGACCCTGCTGCTCGACAAGACCGGCACCATCACGCTCGGCAACCGGCAGGCCGCCGAGTTCGTGCCGGTTGCCGGCACGACCGAGGCCGAGCTGGCCGATGCCGCCCAGTTGTCGTCGCTGGCCGACGAGACGCCCGAGGGCCGCTCCATCGTCGTACTGGCGAAGGAGAAGTACGGGCTGCGCGAACGCCACCAGGGCGAGCTGGCGCAGGCCGAGTGGGTCGCCTTCACCGCGCAGACCCGCATGTCCGGTGTCGACCTCACAGAGAACGGCACCGCCCGCAGGGTCCGCAAAGGGGCCACCGGTTCGGTGCTCGCCTGGGTCCAGGAGCAGGGCGGCACCGTCGCCGACGACGCCGACACCGTCTCCCACTCCATCTCCGAGGTGGGCGGCACCCCGCTGCTGGTGGCGGTCGAGGACGCCGACGGGGCCCGGGTGCTGGGCGTGATCCACCTCAAGGACGTCGTCAAGGAGGGCATGCGGGAGCGGTTCGACGAGCTGCGCCGGATGGGCATCAAGACCGTCATGATCACGGGCGACAACCCGCTGACCGCCAAGGCGATCGCGGACGAGGCCGGGGTCGACGACTTCCTCGCGGAGGCCACTCCCGAGGACAAGATGGCGCTCATCAAGCGGGAGCAGGCGGGCGGCAAGCTGGTCGCGATGACCGGCGACGGGACGAACGACGCACCCGCGCTCGCGCAGGCCGACGTCGGCGTGGCGATGAACACGGGTACGTCGGCCGCCAAGGAGGCCGGCAACATGGTCGACCTCGACTCCAACCCGACCAAGCTGATCGAGATCGTCGAGATCGGCAAGCAACTCCTCATCACCCGGGGCGCGTTGACAACCTTCTCGATCGCCAACGACGTCGCGAAGTACTTCGCGATCATCCCGGCGCTGTTCGCGGCCGTCTACCCGGGCCTGAACAAGCTCAACATCATGAACCTGTCCTCGCCCGACTCCGCGATCCTGTCCGCGGTCGTCTTCAACGCGCTGATCATCATCGCGCTGGTCCCGCTCGCCCTGCGCGGCGTGCGGTACCGGCCGGTCAGCGCGGACAAGATGCTCCGCCGCAATCTCGGGATCTACGGCCTGGGCGGGCTGATAGCCCCCTTCATCGGCATCAAGATCATCGACCTGCTCATCTCTCTCATCCCCGGGATCGGCTGA
- a CDS encoding sensor histidine kinase, whose amino-acid sequence MARGKLRIYLGAAPGVGKTYAMLSEAHRRVERGTDCVVAFLEHHNRPRTEIMLHGLEQIPRKELEYRGSVFTEMDVDAVLARHPQVALVDELAHTNIPGSRNAKRWQDVEELLAAGIDVVSTVNIQHLESLGDTVESITGVRQQETVPDEVVRRADQIELVDMSPQALRRRMAHGNIYKADKVDAALSNYFRPGNLTALRELALLWVADRVDAYLTEYRSEHRVSKIWGSRERIVVGLTGGPEGRTLIRRAARLAEKGAGGEVLAVYIARSDGLTNASPKELAVQRTLVEDLGGTFHHVIGDDVPSALLDFARGVNATQIVLGVSRRRGWQYVFGPGVGATVARESGPDLDVHLITHDEVGKGRGLPVARGARLGRARIIWGWLAGVVGPTLLTLLLTNVDAELGLANDMLLFLTLTVAAALLGGLLPALASAAFGSLLLNYYFTSPLHHLTIADPKNIVALVVFFAVAVSVASVVDLAARRTHQAARLRAESEILSFLAGSVLRGETGLEALLERMRETFGMESVALLERESDVDPWTCAGSVGPQPCQYPEDADVDMPVGDHMALALSGRVLPASDRRILAAFAAQAAVVLDRQRLQSEADQAKELAEGNRIRTALLAAVSHDLRTPLAAIKAAVSSLRSDDVAWSEEDQAELLEAIEEGADRLDHLVGNLLDMSRLQTGTVAPLIREIDVDEVVPMALGGVPEDSVELDIPETLPMVAVDPGLLERSVANLVENAVKYSPAGERVLVAASAMADRVEVRVVDRGPGVPDEAKDRIFEPFQRYGDAPRGAGVGLGLAVARGFAEAMGGTLNAEDTPGGGLTMVLTVPAAADRRPLPSGLPATATS is encoded by the coding sequence ATGGCACGCGGCAAGCTTCGGATATACCTCGGCGCGGCACCGGGCGTCGGCAAGACGTACGCGATGCTGTCCGAGGCGCACCGCCGTGTCGAGCGGGGCACCGACTGTGTGGTCGCCTTCCTGGAACACCACAACCGGCCCCGCACCGAGATCATGCTCCACGGCCTGGAGCAGATTCCCCGCAAGGAGCTGGAATACCGGGGAAGCGTCTTCACCGAGATGGACGTCGACGCGGTCCTGGCCCGGCACCCCCAGGTGGCTCTCGTCGACGAACTCGCCCACACCAACATCCCCGGCTCCCGCAACGCCAAGCGCTGGCAGGACGTCGAGGAACTGCTCGCGGCGGGGATCGACGTCGTCTCGACGGTCAACATCCAGCACCTGGAGTCGCTCGGGGATACCGTCGAGTCGATCACCGGGGTGCGGCAGCAGGAGACCGTCCCCGACGAGGTCGTCCGGCGGGCGGACCAGATCGAGCTGGTCGACATGTCGCCGCAGGCGCTGCGCCGGCGGATGGCGCACGGCAACATCTACAAGGCCGACAAGGTCGACGCGGCCCTGTCCAACTACTTCCGCCCGGGCAATCTGACCGCGCTGCGGGAGCTGGCGCTGCTCTGGGTGGCCGACCGGGTCGACGCGTATCTGACCGAATACCGCAGTGAACACCGGGTGTCGAAGATCTGGGGCTCGCGTGAGCGGATCGTGGTCGGTCTGACCGGTGGTCCCGAGGGACGCACGCTGATCCGCCGTGCCGCCCGGCTCGCCGAGAAGGGCGCCGGCGGCGAGGTGCTGGCCGTCTACATCGCCCGCAGCGACGGACTGACCAACGCCTCGCCCAAGGAGCTGGCCGTCCAGCGCACCCTGGTAGAGGACCTGGGCGGCACTTTCCACCACGTCATCGGCGACGACGTCCCGTCGGCTCTGCTGGACTTCGCGCGGGGGGTCAACGCCACCCAGATAGTCCTCGGCGTCTCGCGGCGCAGGGGATGGCAGTACGTCTTCGGGCCCGGTGTCGGCGCCACGGTCGCCCGGGAGTCGGGCCCCGACCTCGACGTCCACCTGATCACCCACGATGAGGTGGGCAAGGGCCGCGGGTTGCCGGTTGCGCGAGGTGCGCGGCTCGGCCGTGCGCGGATCATCTGGGGCTGGCTGGCCGGGGTGGTCGGCCCGACGCTGCTCACGCTGCTGCTGACCAACGTCGACGCCGAGCTCGGTCTCGCCAACGACATGCTGCTGTTCCTGACGCTGACCGTGGCGGCGGCCCTGCTCGGCGGCCTGCTCCCGGCGCTGGCCTCGGCGGCCTTCGGGTCGTTGCTGCTGAACTACTACTTCACCTCGCCCCTGCACCACCTCACCATCGCCGATCCCAAGAACATCGTCGCCCTCGTGGTCTTCTTCGCCGTGGCGGTATCGGTGGCCTCCGTGGTGGACCTGGCCGCCCGTCGTACGCATCAGGCGGCCCGGCTGCGCGCCGAGTCGGAGATCCTCTCCTTCCTGGCGGGCAGCGTGCTGCGCGGCGAGACCGGCCTGGAGGCCCTGCTGGAGCGGATGCGGGAGACCTTCGGTATGGAGTCGGTCGCCCTGCTGGAGCGGGAAAGCGACGTGGACCCGTGGACCTGCGCGGGCAGCGTGGGCCCACAGCCCTGCCAGTACCCCGAGGACGCGGACGTGGACATGCCGGTCGGCGACCACATGGCCCTCGCGCTGTCCGGCAGAGTGCTGCCCGCCTCCGACCGCCGGATCCTCGCCGCGTTCGCCGCCCAGGCCGCCGTGGTCCTGGACCGCCAGCGCCTGCAGTCCGAGGCCGACCAGGCCAAGGAACTCGCCGAGGGCAACCGTATCCGCACCGCCCTGCTCGCCGCCGTCAGCCACGACCTGCGCACACCCCTGGCCGCCATCAAGGCCGCCGTGTCATCTCTGAGGTCCGACGACGTGGCCTGGTCCGAGGAGGACCAGGCCGAACTCCTGGAGGCCATCGAGGAGGGCGCCGACCGCCTCGACCACCTGGTGGGCAACCTGCTCGACATGTCCCGGCTCCAGACCGGTACCGTCGCCCCGCTGATCCGCGAGATCGACGTCGACGAGGTGGTGCCCATGGCCCTGGGCGGCGTACCCGAGGACAGCGTGGAGCTGGACATCCCGGAGACCTTGCCGATGGTCGCCGTCGACCCGGGCCTGCTGGAGCGGTCGGTGGCCAACCTGGTCGAGAACGCGGTCAAGTACAGCCCCGCCGGCGAGCGCGTCCTGGTGGCTGCCAGCGCCATGGCCGACCGGGTGGAGGTGCGGGTGGTGGACCGTGGCCCGGGCGTCCCGGACGAGGCCAAGGACCGCATCTTCGAGCCGTTCCAGCGCTACGGCGACGCCCCGCGCGGCGCCGGCGTGGGCCTCGGTCTCGCGGTAGCCCGCGGCTTCGCCGAAGCCATGGGCGGCACCCTCAACGCTGAGGACACCCCCGGCGGCGGCCTCACCATGGTCCTCACCGTCCCGGCCGCCGCAGACCGCCGACCGCTCCCCTCCGGCCTTCCGGCGACCGCCACCTCCTAG